From Roseovarius nanhaiticus, one genomic window encodes:
- a CDS encoding CbbQ/NirQ/NorQ/GpvN family protein produces MNIATTPKLPFYKATGRECDLFETAYENGLPLLLKGPTGCGKTRFVEHMAAKMGKSLYTVACHDDLSAADLIGRYLLKGGETVWVDGPLTCAVREGGICYLDEVVEARKDVTVVLHPLTDTRRTLMIDRTGEELVAPKGFMLVASYNPGYQNVLKRLKPSTRQRFLSISFDFPQAETEIAVVAAESGLEPGRVAPLVRLAGHIRRLSGMDLEEGVSTRLLIYAATLMASGMGVDQALEAAVIEPLSDESDTQQALRDLVSTIYG; encoded by the coding sequence ATGAATATCGCAACCACACCAAAGCTGCCTTTCTACAAGGCGACGGGCCGCGAATGCGACCTCTTCGAGACAGCTTATGAAAACGGTTTGCCCCTTCTTTTGAAGGGGCCTACCGGCTGCGGCAAAACCCGCTTTGTCGAGCATATGGCCGCCAAGATGGGCAAGTCTCTCTACACCGTCGCCTGCCATGACGATCTGTCGGCGGCCGACCTGATCGGGCGCTACCTGCTCAAGGGCGGCGAGACGGTCTGGGTCGACGGCCCGCTGACCTGCGCGGTACGCGAGGGCGGCATCTGCTATCTCGACGAAGTGGTCGAGGCGCGCAAGGACGTCACCGTGGTGCTGCACCCGCTGACCGACACGCGCCGCACCCTGATGATCGACCGCACCGGCGAAGAGCTGGTCGCGCCCAAGGGCTTCATGCTGGTGGCCAGCTATAATCCCGGCTACCAGAACGTGCTGAAACGGCTGAAACCGTCGACGCGCCAGCGGTTCCTGTCGATCAGCTTCGACTTCCCCCAGGCCGAGACCGAGATCGCCGTCGTCGCCGCTGAAAGCGGGCTGGAGCCGGGCCGCGTTGCGCCTCTGGTGCGCTTGGCGGGCCATATCCGGCGCCTCTCGGGCATGGATCTGGAAGAGGGCGTATCGACCCGTCTTCTGATCTATGCCGCGACCTTGATGGCATCCGGCATGGGCGTCGATCAGGCGCTGGAGGCTGCCGTGATCGAACCGCTGAGTGATGAGTCTGACACGCAGCAGGCGCTGCGCGACCTTGTCTCGACCATATACGGATAG
- a CDS encoding cbb3-type cytochrome c oxidase subunit I, with product MKYQSQKVAYWYFLAAIALFGIQVTGGLVAGWIYVSPNFLSEILPFNVIRMIHTNALIVWLLLGFFGAAYFLIPEESEREIYSPMLAYVQLIILLVGTLGAVGSYLVGIHGGREFLEQPLWVKFGILVAALIFLFNISMTVLAGKKTAITNVLLMGLWLLSLLWIFAFINPDNLSLDKMYWWFVVHLWVEATWELVMASILAFLLLKLTGVDREVVEKWLYVIVATALFSGILGTGHHFYWIGLPGYWQWVGSIFSTFEVIPFFLMMTFAFVMVWKGRKNHPNKAALLWSLGSSTVAFFGAGVWGFLHTLHGVNFYSHGTQITAAHGHLSFYGAYVALNLAMFTYAFPMLKNRAPYNQVLNMASFWLMTGGMAFMTFVLTFAGTIQTHMQRVIGDYYMTVQDDLAIFYMMRFGAGAAVVIGALLYIYSMLVVRKREIIEPGPANPVPGE from the coding sequence ATGAAATATCAATCTCAAAAAGTCGCCTACTGGTACTTCCTGGCAGCCATCGCCCTCTTTGGCATCCAGGTCACCGGCGGGCTTGTCGCCGGGTGGATTTATGTCTCGCCCAACTTCCTGTCCGAGATCCTGCCGTTCAACGTGATCCGCATGATCCACACGAACGCCCTTATCGTCTGGCTGCTGCTGGGCTTTTTCGGCGCGGCCTATTTCCTCATCCCCGAGGAGAGCGAGCGCGAGATCTACTCGCCCATGCTGGCCTATGTTCAGCTGATCATCCTTCTGGTCGGCACGCTGGGCGCGGTGGGCAGCTATCTTGTCGGCATCCATGGCGGACGCGAATTTCTCGAGCAACCGCTCTGGGTCAAGTTCGGCATCCTCGTCGCGGCCCTGATCTTCCTCTTCAACATCTCGATGACGGTGCTGGCGGGCAAGAAGACGGCGATCACCAACGTGCTGCTCATGGGTCTGTGGCTTTTGTCGCTGCTTTGGATCTTTGCCTTCATCAACCCCGACAACCTCAGCCTAGACAAGATGTACTGGTGGTTCGTCGTCCATCTCTGGGTCGAAGCGACCTGGGAGCTGGTCATGGCGTCGATCCTCGCGTTCCTCTTGCTCAAGCTGACGGGCGTTGACCGCGAAGTGGTGGAGAAGTGGCTTTATGTCATCGTCGCCACCGCGCTTTTCAGCGGCATCCTCGGTACTGGCCACCACTTCTACTGGATCGGTCTGCCGGGTTACTGGCAGTGGGTTGGCAGCATCTTCTCTACCTTCGAGGTGATCCCCTTCTTCCTGATGATGACATTCGCCTTTGTCATGGTCTGGAAGGGCCGCAAGAACCACCCGAACAAGGCGGCGCTCCTGTGGTCGCTCGGATCCTCCACCGTCGCCTTCTTCGGCGCGGGTGTCTGGGGCTTCCTGCACACGCTGCACGGGGTGAACTTCTACAGCCACGGCACGCAGATCACCGCAGCCCACGGGCACCTGTCGTTCTACGGCGCTTACGTGGCCCTCAACCTTGCGATGTTCACCTATGCCTTCCCGATGCTGAAGAACCGCGCGCCTTACAACCAGGTGCTCAACATGGCCTCCTTCTGGCTGATGACAGGCGGCATGGCGTTCATGACCTTCGTGCTGACCTTCGCAGGCACCATCCAGACGCATATGCAGCGCGTCATCGGTGACTACTACATGACGGTGCAGGACGATCTGGCCATCTTCTACATGATGCGCTTCGGCGCGGGGGCCGCGGTCGTGATCGGTGCACTCCTCTACATCTACTCGATGTTGGTGGTGCGCAAACGCGAGATCATCGAGCCCGGTCCCGCCAACCCAGTTCCTGGAGAGTAA
- a CDS encoding c-type cytochrome yields MAEILTKSRARNIFYGGSIFFVVVFIAMTVHSHKYVVEVSTAGMELSEDVIRGKHVWERESCINCHSLHGEGAYFAPEVGNVMTRWGVMDDPEGAFETLKGWIEAQPSGIEGRRQMPEYIFTDEEIRGLAEFLRWADQTDTQGWPPNDAG; encoded by the coding sequence ATGGCCGAAATTCTGACCAAATCGCGGGCGCGAAACATCTTTTATGGAGGCTCGATATTTTTTGTCGTGGTTTTCATAGCGATGACCGTCCATTCACATAAATACGTGGTCGAGGTCTCGACCGCAGGCATGGAGCTGTCCGAAGACGTCATTCGCGGCAAGCATGTCTGGGAGCGCGAATCCTGCATCAACTGTCACAGCCTGCACGGCGAAGGCGCGTATTTCGCGCCCGAAGTCGGCAACGTAATGACACGTTGGGGCGTGATGGATGATCCCGAGGGCGCTTTCGAGACGCTCAAGGGCTGGATCGAGGCGCAGCCCAGCGGCATCGAAGGGCGCCGCCAGATGCCCGAATACATCTTCACTGACGAAGAGATCCGCGGGCTGGCCGAGTTTCTGCGCTGGGCCGATCAGACTGACACGCAGGGCTGGCCGCCCAACGACGCCGGCTAA
- a CDS encoding DUF1858 domain-containing protein: MPKPRLDDPDLPLADMMRLWPQTVPVFIRHGMLCVGCLIGPFHTIVDACAEYDLDEASFLSELQDAISD; this comes from the coding sequence ATGCCGAAACCGAGACTGGATGATCCGGATTTGCCGCTTGCGGATATGATGCGGCTCTGGCCGCAAACCGTGCCCGTGTTCATCCGGCACGGCATGCTGTGCGTCGGGTGCCTGATCGGGCCGTTTCATACAATTGTCGATGCCTGCGCCGAATACGATCTGGACGAAGCGAGCTTTCTGTCGGAGCTGCAGGACGCGATATCGGACTGA
- a CDS encoding Crp/Fnr family transcriptional regulator, whose product MDATPQNKVLSRLDESLLTHLPPFSRLDRQQIRAILDQATSRRYNAGVSIFDEGAPADRFFMLLDGYVRVVRITPTGEQVTALHIPAGQLLGMAKVLGRVTYPATAITATESIVLSWPMRLWDSFIQDYDGFATETYKTLGHRVGEMNTRIVELATQQVEQRVANAILRLISQTGRKVPGGIEIDFPITRQDLSELTATTLHTVSRLLSAWEKRGLVASKRKRITVTDPHALVVLSQG is encoded by the coding sequence ATGGACGCGACGCCCCAGAATAAAGTGCTTTCCCGGTTGGATGAGAGCCTGTTGACGCACCTGCCGCCCTTCTCGCGGCTGGATCGGCAACAGATTCGCGCGATTCTCGATCAGGCAACGTCGCGCCGGTATAACGCGGGCGTTTCGATCTTTGATGAAGGGGCGCCGGCCGACCGATTTTTCATGCTGCTGGATGGCTATGTGCGCGTGGTGCGGATCACACCGACGGGCGAGCAGGTCACAGCCTTGCATATTCCTGCGGGGCAGCTTTTGGGAATGGCCAAGGTTCTTGGCCGCGTGACCTATCCCGCGACTGCGATCACGGCGACCGAATCGATCGTGCTCAGCTGGCCGATGCGCCTGTGGGATAGCTTCATTCAGGATTATGACGGCTTTGCCACCGAAACCTACAAGACGCTGGGCCACCGGGTGGGCGAGATGAATACCCGTATTGTCGAATTGGCAACGCAGCAGGTCGAGCAGCGCGTGGCCAATGCCATTTTGCGTCTGATCAGTCAGACTGGCCGCAAGGTGCCTGGCGGGATCGAGATTGATTTTCCCATCACGCGGCAGGATCTGTCCGAATTGACGGCCACCACGCTGCACACTGTCAGTCGCTTGCTAAGCGCCTGGGAAAAACGTGGCCTGGTCGCAAGCAAACGCAAGCGGATCACCGTGACCGACCCCCATGCGCTGGTCGTGCTGAGCCAGGGCTAG
- a CDS encoding pseudoazurin encodes MIRTLLTSAALVAMIGGPALAETFEVKMLNKGSDGDRMVFEPAFVQAQPGDTIRFLATDKGHNAEVNEDMIPDGAEPFAGKINEEIEVTLDVEGVYGVICKPHYAMGMVMTIAVGDVDAPEDFFEGRIPRKAQERFEAQLENL; translated from the coding sequence ATGATCCGCACGCTCCTCACATCCGCCGCCCTCGTCGCCATGATTGGCGGCCCCGCGCTGGCCGAGACTTTCGAAGTCAAGATGCTCAACAAGGGTTCTGACGGCGATCGCATGGTGTTCGAGCCCGCCTTCGTCCAGGCCCAGCCGGGCGATACGATCCGGTTCCTGGCCACGGACAAAGGCCATAACGCCGAGGTCAACGAAGACATGATCCCCGACGGCGCCGAGCCCTTCGCAGGCAAGATCAACGAGGAAATCGAAGTCACACTGGACGTTGAAGGCGTCTATGGCGTGATCTGCAAACCGCATTACGCGATGGGCATGGTGATGACGATCGCAGTGGGCGATGTCGATGCGCCCGAAGACTTCTTTGAGGGGCGCATCCCGCGCAAAGCCCAGGAACGCTTCGAAGCTCAACTCGAAAATCTTTGA
- the nirK gene encoding copper-containing nitrite reductase yields MTKFINPGLMKTSRRNVLRGSVLAGAAAMTGAGALAAPRRQKLHKADAASAKIYKAAAEQKAESTAKPADLSGYTRVKQELVAPPFAPEHEQVATGGPKIVEVELVTTERMMIVDEDTGASIWALTYNGSVPGPLIIVHEGDIVEMTIRNPVDSAMEHNVDFHASTGALGGGGLTHVYPGEEAVLRWKATKPGCFTYHCAPGGAMIPYHVCHGMNGAVMVLPRDGLKDKDGNQLKYDKIAYMGEQDYYLPKDENGDFKFYDTAGDDYADSLEAMATLTPTHQVFNGAVGALTGQGALKFNVGETVLMVHNSCNVDSRPHLIGGHGDYVWETSFDVAPLTSMETWFVRGGSAAAAMYTFEQPGVYAYVNHNLIIAALKGATAHFVVEGEWDNNLMEQVVAPRPFEA; encoded by the coding sequence ATGACCAAATTCATTAATCCGGGCCTCATGAAGACCAGCCGCCGCAACGTATTGCGCGGCAGCGTTCTGGCAGGTGCCGCCGCCATGACCGGCGCCGGTGCATTGGCGGCTCCGCGCCGCCAGAAACTGCACAAGGCAGACGCTGCATCGGCCAAGATCTACAAGGCAGCAGCCGAGCAGAAGGCAGAAAGCACTGCCAAGCCGGCCGACCTTTCGGGCTATACCCGCGTCAAGCAGGAGCTTGTCGCACCTCCCTTTGCGCCCGAGCATGAGCAAGTGGCGACAGGCGGCCCCAAGATCGTCGAAGTCGAGCTGGTCACAACCGAACGCATGATGATCGTCGACGAGGATACCGGCGCCTCCATCTGGGCGCTGACCTATAACGGCTCGGTCCCCGGTCCGCTGATCATCGTCCACGAAGGCGACATCGTCGAAATGACGATCCGCAACCCCGTGGACAGCGCGATGGAGCACAACGTCGACTTTCACGCATCGACCGGCGCATTGGGTGGCGGTGGCCTGACCCACGTCTATCCCGGCGAAGAGGCCGTGCTGCGCTGGAAGGCGACCAAGCCGGGCTGCTTCACCTATCACTGCGCCCCTGGCGGTGCGATGATCCCCTATCACGTCTGCCACGGCATGAACGGCGCCGTCATGGTGCTGCCGCGGGACGGGCTGAAGGACAAGGATGGCAATCAGCTAAAATACGACAAGATCGCTTATATGGGCGAGCAGGACTACTATCTGCCCAAAGACGAAAACGGCGATTTCAAATTCTATGACACCGCCGGCGACGATTACGCGGACAGCCTTGAGGCGATGGCGACGCTGACCCCAACGCACCAGGTGTTCAACGGAGCCGTTGGCGCCCTGACCGGCCAAGGCGCGCTGAAGTTCAACGTGGGCGAGACCGTGCTGATGGTGCACAACTCTTGCAACGTGGACAGCCGTCCGCACCTTATCGGCGGTCATGGCGACTATGTCTGGGAAACCTCCTTCGACGTCGCGCCGCTGACCTCGATGGAGACATGGTTCGTGCGTGGCGGAAGCGCGGCGGCGGCGATGTATACCTTCGAGCAGCCGGGCGTCTATGCCTACGTCAACCACAACCTGATCATCGCCGCACTCAAGGGTGCAACCGCGCATTTCGTGGTCGAGGGTGAGTGGGACAACAACCTGATGGAACAGGTCGTCGCACCGCGCCCCTTCGAAGCCTGA
- a CDS encoding formylglycine-generating enzyme family protein, with product MSAVKSLGNAKTPLRLVLIGLLAAATLGGVLSQRAPDPSIMPSMAERPVTLPNGNAIYVQRHEVSVAEWNTCNADGACTLKLRVRPDQDAALTPATGLSYVDVQEYLTWINAKSGHSFRLPTASEWEHMAASVLNHGAEPLFTDPSLTWASTYLVEGITPRALKPQGSFSTSPEGIADLDGSVWEWTQDCYAGVSEGVDPARCPAFFVGGEHVAAMSYLIRDPARGGCAVGSPPAHLGMRLVSDEAV from the coding sequence ATGTCCGCCGTCAAGAGCCTGGGAAATGCCAAGACGCCTCTTCGTCTGGTGCTCATCGGCCTCTTGGCGGCGGCTACCCTCGGGGGCGTGCTAAGCCAGCGCGCCCCCGATCCCTCAATCATGCCCAGCATGGCAGAGCGTCCCGTCACCCTGCCAAACGGCAACGCAATCTACGTGCAACGCCATGAGGTTTCGGTCGCCGAGTGGAACACCTGCAATGCCGATGGGGCCTGCACGTTGAAATTGCGGGTCCGGCCCGATCAGGATGCCGCGCTGACCCCTGCGACTGGCCTCAGCTATGTTGACGTTCAGGAATACCTCACCTGGATCAACGCGAAATCGGGCCACAGTTTTCGTCTGCCCACCGCCTCGGAGTGGGAGCACATGGCCGCGTCGGTCCTCAATCACGGGGCCGAGCCGCTCTTTACCGATCCGTCCCTGACTTGGGCGTCCACCTACCTCGTCGAGGGCATCACGCCGCGCGCCCTGAAACCGCAGGGCAGCTTTTCCACCTCGCCCGAAGGCATCGCCGATCTCGACGGCAGTGTCTGGGAATGGACCCAGGACTGCTACGCTGGCGTGTCGGAAGGCGTCGACCCGGCCCGCTGCCCGGCCTTCTTTGTCGGAGGAGAGCATGTCGCGGCCATGTCCTACCTGATCCGCGACCCTGCCCGCGGTGGCTGCGCCGTCGGGTCGCCCCCGGCACATCTTGGAATGCGCCTCGTCAGCGACGAAGCCGTTTGA
- a CDS encoding Stf0 family sulfotransferase: MPSTPLQSYMICTAPRSGSTLLCRLLAATKIAGNPDSHFHSPSLDDWLDDYGLKRADYADTEDCLRALINSAIARGKGGTDIFGLRLQRPSFDYVMQQLGRLLPGQMRDARRIEQAFGATLYIHLTRSDRLGQAISYVRAEQTGLWHRNADGTELERLAPAQDARYDAAAIRGQMAALTALDAAWERWFEREGIRPLRLTYDALSEQPQRILAEVLAALYLDPGHARSVEPPTAKLADDVSRAWRDRFESES; encoded by the coding sequence ATGCCAAGCACACCCCTTCAGTCTTACATGATTTGCACCGCCCCGCGCAGTGGAAGCACTCTGCTATGCCGTTTGCTTGCGGCAACAAAAATCGCGGGCAATCCCGACTCGCACTTTCACTCGCCATCGCTTGACGATTGGCTGGATGACTACGGCCTGAAGCGGGCCGATTACGCTGATACGGAAGACTGCCTTCGCGCTCTAATCAACAGCGCCATCGCGCGAGGCAAAGGCGGCACGGATATCTTCGGCTTGCGGTTGCAGCGCCCCAGCTTTGACTACGTCATGCAGCAACTGGGACGACTCTTGCCCGGCCAGATGCGTGACGCGCGCCGCATCGAACAAGCCTTTGGCGCGACTTTGTACATTCACCTGACACGCTCCGACCGCTTGGGCCAGGCAATCTCGTATGTGCGGGCCGAACAGACGGGCCTTTGGCATCGCAATGCCGATGGCACAGAGCTGGAACGCCTCGCCCCTGCGCAGGACGCGCGGTACGACGCGGCCGCCATCAGGGGACAAATGGCTGCGCTCACTGCTCTGGACGCAGCTTGGGAGCGATGGTTCGAGCGCGAAGGAATAAGGCCTTTGCGTCTTACATATGACGCCCTTTCCGAACAACCTCAACGGATCCTCGCCGAGGTGCTTGCTGCGCTGTACCTTGATCCAGGCCACGCCCGGTCCGTCGAACCGCCGACGGCAAAGCTTGCTGATGATGTGAGCCGCGCATGGCGTGATCGGTTCGAAAGCGAGAGTTGA
- a CDS encoding universal stress protein — MRKFMVVLDDSRECLNAMRFAAMRAAHTQGGVKVLSVIPPEEFNHWIGVGDIMREEQRERIEAHFEVFAKWMRDKQGVNPELIIREGEPVAEIIAQISEDPEVGVLVLGASADGKGPGPLVSQLSRSAGSLPIPITIVPGDLSKERLEMIT; from the coding sequence ATGCGCAAGTTCATGGTCGTCCTCGACGACAGCCGCGAATGCCTGAATGCCATGCGTTTTGCCGCGATGCGGGCGGCGCATACCCAAGGCGGCGTCAAGGTTCTGTCAGTCATCCCGCCCGAAGAATTCAACCATTGGATCGGCGTTGGCGACATCATGCGCGAAGAGCAGCGCGAGCGCATCGAGGCGCATTTCGAGGTGTTCGCCAAATGGATGCGCGACAAGCAAGGGGTGAACCCCGAGTTGATTATCCGCGAAGGCGAGCCTGTGGCCGAAATTATCGCGCAGATATCCGAGGATCCCGAGGTGGGTGTTCTGGTGCTGGGCGCGTCGGCGGATGGCAAAGGGCCGGGCCCGCTGGTCAGTCAGCTCAGCCGCAGCGCGGGGAGCCTGCCGATCCCGATTACGATTGTTCCGGGTGATCTGAGCAAAGAGCGGCTGGAGATGATCACCTGA
- a CDS encoding M3 family metallopeptidase → MTNPLLGHWDTPYTIAPFDRIEDADFAPALETALTLARAEIMAISENPETPSFANTVEALEASGKALNQVLSVFYTVAGADSNPARQALQRDFAPKLAAYSSWIYAQKPLFARIEALWEARDGLDLTDEQARVLMLTHRGFRRRGAALTGAEEARMQAIMARLAELGTQFTQNLLADEAGWHMELDEDALTGLPEFLKRSARDAGKEKGLEAPIITLSRSLIVPFLQFSPRRDLRERAFAAWSARGASGGETDNREIANETLALREERARLLGYDSFAAFKLETEMAGTPAAARDLLMQVWEPAKAQALRDAEVLTAMMHEDGINADLAPWDWRYYSEKRRQAEHDLDEAELKPYLQLDRMIEAAFACAHRLFGLEFKPVDVPLYHPDCRAWEVTRNGAHVAVFIGDYFARGSKRSGAWCSAMRGQAKFPERQGPVVINVCNFAKGDPALLSYDDARTLFHEFGHALHQMLSDVTYESVSGTSVARDFVELPSQLYEHWLEVPEVLGEFATHAETGAPMPRDLLQKVLDAATYDMGFQTVEYVASALVDLAFHEGAAPKYAMARQTEVLAELGMPDAITMRHATPQFAHVFAGDGYSSGYYSYMWSEVMDADAFQSFTEAGGAFDVERAQSLENNILSRGGSADGETLYLAFRGKMPGPEALLRGRGLIA, encoded by the coding sequence ATGACGAACCCGCTTCTGGGCCACTGGGACACGCCCTACACGATCGCCCCGTTCGACCGGATCGAGGATGCCGATTTCGCCCCCGCGCTGGAAACGGCGCTGACGCTGGCGCGGGCGGAAATAATGGCGATTTCCGAGAACCCCGAAACGCCGAGTTTTGCCAACACGGTCGAGGCGCTTGAAGCATCGGGCAAGGCGCTGAACCAGGTGCTGAGCGTTTTCTACACCGTCGCAGGCGCCGACAGTAATCCCGCGCGTCAGGCGCTCCAGCGCGATTTCGCGCCCAAGCTGGCGGCCTATTCGTCGTGGATCTATGCGCAAAAGCCGCTTTTCGCGCGGATCGAGGCGCTGTGGGAGGCGCGGGATGGGCTGGACCTGACGGATGAGCAGGCGCGCGTCCTGATGCTGACGCATCGCGGCTTTCGCCGGCGCGGCGCGGCGCTGACCGGGGCCGAGGAGGCGCGGATGCAGGCCATCATGGCGCGGCTTGCGGAGCTGGGGACGCAGTTCACCCAGAACCTGCTGGCCGATGAGGCGGGCTGGCACATGGAGTTGGACGAGGACGCGCTGACCGGCCTGCCGGAGTTCCTGAAGCGCAGCGCGCGCGATGCGGGCAAGGAAAAGGGGCTGGAAGCGCCTATCATCACCCTGTCGCGCTCGCTGATCGTGCCCTTCCTGCAATTCTCGCCCCGCCGCGATCTGCGCGAGCGGGCCTTTGCCGCTTGGAGCGCACGCGGTGCGAGCGGCGGCGAGACGGATAATCGCGAGATCGCGAACGAGACGCTGGCCCTGCGCGAGGAGCGTGCGAGGCTCCTCGGCTATGACAGTTTCGCCGCCTTCAAGCTGGAGACCGAGATGGCAGGCACGCCTGCCGCCGCGCGTGATTTGCTGATGCAGGTCTGGGAGCCCGCCAAGGCGCAGGCGCTGCGCGATGCCGAGGTGCTGACCGCGATGATGCATGAGGACGGCATCAACGCCGATCTGGCGCCGTGGGATTGGCGTTACTATTCGGAAAAGCGGCGGCAGGCCGAGCATGATCTGGATGAGGCCGAGCTGAAGCCATATCTGCAACTCGACCGCATGATCGAAGCGGCCTTTGCCTGCGCGCATCGCCTTTTCGGGCTGGAGTTCAAGCCGGTCGATGTGCCGCTCTATCACCCCGATTGCCGGGCGTGGGAGGTGACGCGGAACGGCGCGCATGTGGCGGTCTTCATCGGCGACTATTTCGCGCGCGGCTCCAAACGCTCGGGCGCGTGGTGCAGCGCCATGCGCGGACAGGCAAAATTCCCTGAGCGGCAGGGCCCGGTCGTGATCAACGTCTGCAACTTCGCCAAGGGCGATCCCGCGCTGCTCAGCTACGATGACGCACGCACGCTTTTTCACGAGTTCGGTCATGCGCTGCACCAGATGCTGTCAGACGTGACCTACGAGAGCGTCAGCGGCACCTCCGTCGCGCGCGATTTTGTGGAGTTGCCCAGCCAGCTCTATGAGCACTGGCTGGAAGTGCCCGAAGTGCTGGGCGAGTTTGCCACCCATGCCGAGACGGGCGCGCCGATGCCGCGGGATCTACTGCAAAAGGTGCTGGATGCCGCGACCTATGACATGGGGTTTCAGACAGTCGAATACGTCGCCTCAGCCCTTGTCGATCTGGCGTTTCACGAGGGCGCGGCGCCCAAGTACGCGATGGCGCGGCAGACCGAAGTGCTGGCCGAGCTGGGCATGCCGGACGCGATCACCATGCGCCACGCGACACCGCAATTCGCGCATGTCTTTGCCGGGGACGGCTACAGTTCGGGATATTACAGCTACATGTGGTCCGAGGTGATGGACGCTGACGCCTTTCAGTCGTTCACCGAGGCCGGAGGCGCCTTCGATGTTGAACGGGCGCAATCGCTGGAAAACAACATCCTCTCGCGCGGCGGATCTGCCGATGGGGAAACGCTTTATCTGGCATTCCGGGGCAAGATGCCCGGGCCGGAGGCGCTGCTCCGCGGGCGCGGCCTGATCGCCTGA